The proteins below come from a single Rosa rugosa chromosome 2, drRosRugo1.1, whole genome shotgun sequence genomic window:
- the LOC133733790 gene encoding uncharacterized protein LOC133733790, whose amino-acid sequence MMKERDMPSYISVSHIYKLFLDKKWFEMKSFYEENNFDVFLPLNHLKETALHLAVYSQDMDLVESLLKIVYKHNPFISHYPSVSVSDGFEFSLVNASGNTPLHEAASKGNVKLVKLILEYDNTLLNTRNNNGETPFFMAALYGQTKLIKYLLAKIRVEEVSYHFFSTTSTMIHEAIRGYYFEIALELLDPRYYLPMVEEDSDGMTCFQLLADIPSAFKSGYSFGILEKLIYDGLPVPEDKDESENNNVSPVNPSRKTDTKHGLPVPEDKDEIENNNVSPVNPSRKTDTKHGSSSKYFGWIWRLNPIGYLSLESLTETKKKHSIVEKLTKILAKDDTSWQDNTADGQRDTPLIAAAKNGIPEIVEAILDVFPEAIEHENHKKENVFHVAVQNHKANVLDLLESNKFKNPRLIEKFNADGDSILHKAAYKTDISSRERPGEALCLQSDIQWFERVKNMVPAHHINQQNKKEVTPPALFTEEHEKLIKKGQEWLIRTTNSCIIVAVLIATVAFTSIYTVPGGSDAKTGKPLLLNTTAFTVFTASDVASLCFAFTSVVVFLSITTSKMNEQDFRIWLPLKLVLGLSMLFFSVAALMIGFAATLVMTIRHRLHQAAAPIIAIACFPVAFFLILQLRLYANITWFTTKDLLSSLIDIIPKKCQPRSWTRSS is encoded by the exons ATGATGAAAGAGAGAGATATGCCCAGTTATATCAGTGTTTCCCATATTTACAAGCTCTTCTTGGATAAGAAATGGTTTGAGATGAAGAGCTTCTACGAGGAGAACAATTTTGATGTGTTCCTGCCTCTTAATCATTTGAAAGAAACGGCTCTTCATCTTGCAGTGTACAGTCAAGACATGGATTTGGTGGAATCTCTGCTGAAGATAGTGTACAAACACAATCCTTTTATCTCACACTATCCTTCTGTCTCAGTCTCAGATGGCTTTGAATTCTCCTTAGTGAATGCATCTGGAAACACACCACTTCATGAGGCAGCTTCAAAAGGAAATGTCAAACTGGTGAAGCTGATATTGGAATATGATAACACGCTACTGAACACTAGGAACAACAATGGTGAAACACCCTTTTTTATGGCCGCACTTTATGGCCAGACCAAATTGATAAAGTATTTATTGGCGAAGATTCGTGTGGAGGAAGTAAGTTATCATTTCTTTTCTACGACCTCCACCATGATTCATGAGGCTATCCGCGGCTATTACTTTG AAATAGCTCTGGAATTATTAGACCCAAGATACTACTTACCGATGGTGGAGGAGGATAGTGATGGCATGACCTGCTTTCAGCTGCTAGCTGACATTCCATCTGCTTTCAAGAGTGGATATTCCTTTGGCATATTGGAGAAACTGATCTATGACG GCCTTCCAGTTCCAGAAGATAAGGATGAAAGTGAAAACAACAATGTATCTCCGGTCAATCCAAGTCGAAAGACTGACACAAAGCATG GCCTTCCAGTTCCAGAAGATAAGGATGAAATTGAAAACAACAACGTATCTCCGGTCAATCCAAGTCGAAAGACTGACACAAAGCATG GAAGTTCAAGCAAATACTTCGGGTGGATTTGGAGACTCAATCCTATAG GATACCTATCATTAGAAAGTCTAACAGAAACGAAGAAGAAGCACAGCATAGTGGAGAAGCTTACCAAAATTCTGGCTAAAGATGACACGTCATGGCAGGATAATACTGCTGATGGTCAACGTGACACTCCACTTATTGCAGCTGCAAAGAATGGGATCCCAGAGATTGTTGAGGCCATCTTGGATGTGTTCCCAGAAGCCATCGAGCATGAAaaccacaaaaaagaaaatgtatttCATGTCGCTGTGCAGAATCACAAGGCAAATGTTTTGGATCTTCTCGAATCTAACAAATTTAAAAATCCGAGGCTCATTGAGAAGTTTAATGCAGATGGTGATAGTATTTTGCATAAAGCTGCATACAAGACTGATATTTCCTCAAGGGAGAGGCCCGGGGAAGCCCTTTGCTTGCAGTCAGATATTCAATGGTTTGAG CGAGTGAAGAATATGGTGCCTGCACATCATATCAACCAGCAAAATAAGAAAGAAGTTACGCCTCCAGCTTTATTCACAGAAGAGCATGAGAAGCTCATCAAGAAAGGCCAAGAATGGTTAATTAGAACAACAAACTCATGCATTATAGTTGCAGTTCTTATTGCAACTGTTGCTTTTACAAGTATCTACACCGTGCCTGGCGGTTCTGATGCAAAGACAGGCAAGCCGTTGCTCCTCAACACAACTGCATTCACGGTCTTCACAGCATCTGATGTGGCATCTCTTTGTTTTGCTTTCACCTCAGTGGTGGTGTTTCTTTCCATCACTACGTCGAAAATGAATGAGCAAGATTTCCGGATATGGCTGCCTCTAAAGCTTGTTTTGGGGCTAAGCATGCTGTTTTTTTCTGTGGCAGCATTGATGATTGGTTTTGCTGCTACCCTTGTCATGACAATAAGGCACAGGCTACATCAGGCTGCTGCCCCCATCATTGCCATTGCTTGTTTTCCTGTCGCCTTTTTCCTCATTCTCCAGCTTCGTCTCTATGCCAATATTACTTGGTTTACCACAAAGGACTTGCTGAGCAGCCTCATTGATATTATCCCCAAAAAATGTCAGCCTCGATCATGGACTAGGTCCAGCTAA
- the LOC133729958 gene encoding plastid-lipid-associated protein, chloroplastic-like has product MAFVSQLNQFPCKTLLVTPRHPRPSTLAPNSIGLATRKLKLSNPEYPQAIRPATRIRAVDEDESAPETSEEPSDVAAGAVAVAEKPAEPEEISKLKKALVDAFYGTDRGLSATSETRAEIVELITQLEAQNPTPAPTEALPLLNGKWILAYTSFAGLFPLLSRGTLPLVKVDEVSQTIDSQNFTVENSVRFSGPLATTSFSTNATFDVRSPKRVQLKFEEGVIGTPQLTDSLVIPEDVEFLGQKIDLAPFKGLLTSVQDTASSVAKSISSQPPFKFSISSSKAESWLLTTYLDQELRISRGDNGSVFVLIKEASSLLTPSSMS; this is encoded by the exons atgGCCTTCGTCTCTCAGCTAAACCAATTCCCCTGCAAGACTCTCTTAGTAACTCCACGTCACCCCCGCCCTTCAACTTTGGCGCCAAACTCCATCGGACTCGCCACCCGCAAACTGAAACTCTCCAACCCGGAATACCCACAAGCCATCCGACCCGCGACCCGGATCCGAGCCGTTGACGAGGACGAGTCGGCCCCGGAAACCTCGGAGGAGCCGTCCGACGTGGCAGCTGGAGCCGTGGCTGTGGCGGAGAAGCCGGCTGAGCCGGAGGAGATCTCGAAACTGAAGAAGGCTCTGGTGGACGCGTTTTACGGGACTGATCGTGGGCTCAGCGCCACCAGCGAGACCCGGGCCGAGATTGTCGAGCTTATTACCCAATTGGAGGCCCAAAACCCGACTCCGGCTCCGACCGAGGCCTTGCCTCTCCTAAACGGGAAATGGATTCTGGC GTACACATCTTTTGCCGGTTTGTTTCCGTTATTGTCCAGAGGAACTCTTCCTTTGGTGAAGGTTGATGAGGTTTCGCAGACTATCGACTCCCAGAACTTCACAGTTGAAAACTCTGTTCGGTTTTCCGGGCCTTTGGCTACAACTTCTTTCAGCACCAATGCCACATTTGATGTCCGAAGTCCTAAGCGTGTTCAG cTCAAGTTTGAGGAAGGGGTGATTGGCACTCCACAGCTAACAGACTCGCTAGTGATACCAGAAGATGTTGAGTTTTTGGGACAGAAGATAGACCTTGCACCCTTCAAGGGTTTGCTCACCTCTGTCCAAGACACTGCTTCCTCGGTTGCAAAGTCCATCTCCAGCCAACCCCCGTTTAAGTTTTCGATCTCAAGTAGCAAGGCCGAATCGTGGTTGCTAACCACATACCTTGATCAAGAGCTTCGGATTTCGAGGGGAGACAATGGCAGTGTGTTTGTGCTCATCAAGGAAGCCAGCTCCCTTTTGACTCCTTCATCTATGTCTTAG